In Macadamia integrifolia cultivar HAES 741 chromosome 1, SCU_Mint_v3, whole genome shotgun sequence, a single window of DNA contains:
- the LOC122076636 gene encoding uncharacterized protein LOC122076636: MSNRGREAPSSTTLECCMCGDYGLPEELFRCKICLFRFQHRYCSNLYPKAESYRVCNWCLKRKGRKIIDGGAHNSSSSLSSANNNSERREEDGSKNNRKNNRRDDHVLVGVKAQRGNLQLHLQSPMKKQRSPDRSSLARKRINPSGCLEKTLRRTKSEEIQKSGIIKQVFRGKVRRYKLLEEVSS, encoded by the exons ATGAGCAATCGAGGAAGGGAAGCACCATCATCAACCACCCTTGAGTGTTGCATGTGTGGGGATTATGGCTTACCAGAGGAGCTCTTTCGATGCAAGATTTGCCTCTTCAGATTCCAGCACAG ATACTGTAGCAATCTCTACCCAAAAGCAGAGTCCTATAGAGTCTGCAATTGGTGtttaaaaagaaagggaaggaagatCATTGATGGAGGAGCACacaattcctcttcttctctctcttctgcaaATAATAATAgtgagagaagggaagaagatggaagcaAGAACAACAGGAAGAATAATAGAAGGGATGATCATGTGCTTGTGGGTGTGAAAGCCCAGAGGGGAAATCTTCAATTGCATCTACAGAGTCCAATGAAGAAACAGAGATCGCCGGATCGATCATCGCTGGCTCGGAAGAGAATTAACCCAAGTGGGTGTTTGGAGAAGACGCTTAGAAGAACCAAATCGGAGGAGATCCAAAAGAGTGGGATCATCAAACAGGTTTTCAGAGGTAAGGTTCGAAGGTATAAGCTTTTGGAAGAAGTTTCCAGTTAA